One segment of Oscillospiraceae bacterium MB08-C2-2 DNA contains the following:
- a CDS encoding sugar-binding protein, whose product MKKFVASLLALLIICTTVGPVIASASEAANAAHTNSESKNWVGTWASAQYYGDPSGSDGGVSSAGTIALTLPNSTLRQMIRTSVGGDQLRFTFSNEYGATAMTINAASAAKANGSNNTSSIDVSTNTAITFNNGSASVVIQPGEFMTSDLIHFPVNALERIAVSTYFGETPTRISSHIGARANSYVEAGINATSNATLSGSTNTHWFALCNVDVKAPEKNKSIVLFGDSITDGYGVTNERYTRWGDVLMNNLQGNPITSHLSVINMGIGTNALLGGTNPLAAKDRFARDVLNQPGVGYVVFLIGVNDLPGSSQTATNMIAAFDTMFKAAANKGIKVYGGTISPRGSTAAQDANRQTVNAWIRQQYAEEKIYGLADFDTLLRNPDNQSALIPSYAADSIHPNATGYSLMGDYVYSLILDDSMEGKDALAALIAKAELLVPADYTPASWAGAQAALNAAKIVMADEEATQDDADAAAVTLQAALDILEESNLKKLKTALTQAKLVSTTDWSEEDKQALKDAIATAQALVDASSTDDEAILAAIAALEAAASAQPIPRYGYVPYGTPELAAGVIDSLWDDAKSLPVDRHLTMANGPASGLGKLLWDDQNLYVLAEITDPVLNNSNSSTYQHDSVEIFVDENNSKASSFGNGMGQYRVSFTNQQSFGNTSYSTGFESWAWTTDTGYVVLAKIPFKYYTPAASKEIGFDLQINDASASGSRQDVVMWYDRSGSSYNNGSGWGTALLLEGDAVPVDKASLNAAIAKASDLTEGDYTAESWAIFANAFAAAKSTAADTAATQEAVDEAVIALQAAVEGLEKAGEPGEEIPVTALKITGSSTVKRNKTAQLTAVITPTNATDKEVTWTSLTPDAATVDENGLITATSQTGFAIIQATAGNDVTAQFTIRVTV is encoded by the coding sequence GTGAAGAAATTTGTTGCATCTCTGCTCGCATTGCTTATCATTTGCACTACAGTGGGCCCAGTTATTGCCTCGGCCAGCGAGGCGGCCAACGCCGCCCACACGAATTCCGAATCTAAAAATTGGGTCGGAACATGGGCCAGCGCACAGTATTATGGTGACCCAAGTGGCAGTGACGGAGGTGTGAGCAGTGCAGGTACCATAGCGCTAACCTTACCTAACTCTACGCTTCGTCAAATGATCCGCACTTCCGTAGGCGGTGACCAGCTGCGCTTCACCTTCTCCAATGAGTATGGCGCCACGGCAATGACCATTAATGCGGCAAGCGCCGCTAAAGCCAACGGAAGCAACAATACTTCCAGCATTGATGTTTCGACCAATACTGCGATTACTTTTAACAATGGCAGTGCAAGTGTGGTTATTCAACCCGGAGAGTTCATGACATCCGACCTCATTCATTTTCCCGTAAATGCACTTGAAAGAATTGCGGTATCCACGTATTTTGGAGAGACGCCCACAAGAATCAGCTCTCACATAGGCGCCAGAGCCAACAGCTACGTGGAGGCAGGGATAAATGCAACTTCAAATGCAACATTAAGCGGTTCCACCAATACCCATTGGTTTGCTTTGTGTAACGTGGATGTGAAAGCGCCGGAAAAAAACAAGTCAATCGTCTTGTTTGGCGACTCCATCACAGACGGATACGGCGTGACAAATGAACGGTATACACGGTGGGGGGATGTCCTGATGAACAATCTTCAAGGCAACCCAATCACCAGCCATCTTTCTGTCATTAATATGGGTATCGGAACAAACGCCCTGCTCGGCGGTACAAACCCGCTGGCGGCGAAAGACCGGTTTGCAAGAGATGTTTTGAATCAACCGGGTGTTGGTTATGTCGTGTTCTTAATCGGCGTCAACGACCTTCCCGGAAGCTCCCAAACTGCAACGAACATGATCGCCGCTTTTGACACCATGTTTAAAGCCGCAGCGAATAAAGGGATTAAAGTATACGGCGGCACGATATCGCCCCGGGGCTCCACGGCAGCACAGGATGCCAATCGGCAGACTGTAAACGCTTGGATTCGCCAGCAATATGCAGAAGAAAAGATATATGGGCTGGCTGATTTTGATACATTGCTGCGCAATCCCGACAACCAAAGTGCATTGATCCCCTCCTATGCAGCGGATAGTATCCACCCCAATGCGACTGGATATAGTTTGATGGGCGATTATGTGTATTCTTTGATACTGGACGACAGTATGGAAGGGAAAGACGCTCTGGCTGCGTTGATTGCCAAAGCAGAACTTCTTGTGCCGGCAGATTATACCCCTGCTTCTTGGGCCGGTGCGCAAGCCGCCCTTAATGCCGCCAAGATTGTGATGGCAGACGAGGAAGCAACGCAGGATGATGCAGATGCTGCTGCCGTTACCCTACAGGCGGCACTGGATATCCTTGAAGAAAGCAATCTTAAAAAGCTTAAGACAGCGCTCACCCAAGCAAAGCTTGTGAGCACCACCGACTGGTCGGAAGAAGACAAGCAGGCCCTTAAGGATGCGATAGCCACCGCACAGGCACTGGTTGATGCAAGCTCCACCGACGATGAGGCAATTCTTGCCGCCATTGCCGCACTGGAAGCCGCCGCATCGGCACAGCCGATCCCCAGATACGGCTATGTACCTTATGGCACTCCTGAGCTTGCAGCCGGAGTCATCGATTCCCTGTGGGACGATGCAAAGAGCCTGCCCGTCGACCGGCACCTGACCATGGCCAACGGGCCTGCCAGCGGTCTTGGCAAGCTTCTGTGGGATGATCAGAACCTGTATGTTCTGGCCGAGATCACCGACCCTGTGCTGAACAACAGCAACAGCAGCACCTACCAGCACGATTCGGTGGAAATCTTTGTAGACGAAAACAATTCCAAAGCCAGCTCCTTTGGCAACGGTATGGGCCAGTACCGTGTAAGCTTTACCAACCAGCAGTCCTTTGGCAACACCAGCTACAGCACAGGCTTTGAATCCTGGGCATGGACCACCGACACCGGCTATGTTGTGCTAGCCAAGATTCCCTTTAAGTACTACACACCAGCGGCAAGCAAGGAAATTGGATTTGACCTGCAGATCAACGATGCAAGCGCATCCGGTAGCCGTCAGGATGTGGTCATGTGGTACGATCGATCCGGCTCTTCCTATAACAACGGCTCGGGCTGGGGCACCGCCCTTCTGTTGGAAGGCGATGCCGTTCCAGTTGACAAAGCCAGCCTGAATGCGGCCATTGCGAAGGCATCCGACCTGACCGAAGGGGACTACACCGCTGAAAGCTGGGCAATCTTCGCCAATGCTTTCGCAGCAGCCAAGAGCACAGCAGCGGATACCGCAGCCACCCAGGAAGCGGTTGACGAAGCAGTCATTGCCCTGCAAGCAGCTGTGGAAGGATTGGAGAAAGCGGGCGAACCGGGTGAAGAAATTCCCGTAACCGCTCTCAAGATCACCGGCAGCTCCACCGTTAAGCGGAACAAGACAGCGCAGCTTACCGCCGTGATCACACCCACCAATGCAACGGATAAAGAGGTCACTTGGACATCTCTGACACCCGATGCGGCCACAGTGGATGAAAACGGACTGATAACCGCCACCAGCCAAACCGGCTTTGCTATTATTCAGGCAACGGCCGGCAATGATGTTACCGCGCAGTTCACGATCCGTGTGACTGTATAG
- the thiW gene encoding energy coupling factor transporter S component ThiW, with protein sequence MKKLNIQKLSIAGVLCGVAVVGSLFSVPVFGSKCAPVQHMVNILCAVLLGPGYGVGVAFGASLIRNLLGLGSLMAFPGSMFGALLCGLMYRKSQKIFPTLAAEVFGTAIVGGLSAYPVAIFFMGRAAGDLAFYAYIIPFLISTAAGSLLSGALIYSLKKTGALATIQSRLNQFADSMKGN encoded by the coding sequence ATGAAAAAACTGAATATTCAAAAGCTATCCATTGCGGGAGTTTTGTGTGGGGTAGCTGTTGTCGGAAGTTTGTTTTCTGTTCCTGTATTCGGAAGCAAGTGTGCCCCTGTACAGCACATGGTCAACATCCTCTGCGCCGTTTTGCTCGGCCCCGGTTATGGGGTGGGTGTTGCCTTTGGTGCAAGCCTGATTCGAAATTTGCTGGGTCTTGGCAGTCTGATGGCTTTTCCGGGCAGTATGTTTGGCGCTCTCCTTTGCGGCTTGATGTATCGGAAGAGCCAAAAGATTTTTCCGACACTGGCCGCTGAGGTATTTGGCACTGCAATTGTAGGCGGGCTCAGTGCCTATCCGGTTGCCATTTTCTTTATGGGACGAGCAGCCGGTGACTTAGCGTTTTATGCCTATATCATCCCTTTCCTTATTTCTACAGCTGCCGGTTCGCTCCTGTCGGGGGCTTTGATCTACTCACTAAAAAAAACCGGAGCTCTCGCAACCATTCAGTCTCGCCTCAACCAATTTGCCGACAGTATGAAAGGAAACTAA
- a CDS encoding glycosyl hydrolase 115 family protein: MNTKPLKRVLSLLVTIVMLLSVFPLAALADEGASNSEQTNTEHLKDEVTGKEGEKENETPAAASAAALGQSSSFAEARAAKEALSAITSENDLELVETPGDGFFLGNASAGAVDIYVSTNSDSDNYFGIRRVADNLATDIGQVTGKAAAVKTGSESVSSTAVIVGMLGESPLIDGLAASGKLDVKEIEGLWESYVLQVVDNPMPGVTKGFIVAGSDRRGTIYGIYKISETIGVSPNGFFADSVPVRKTSLTLSADRVVKGEPSVKYRGIFLNDERSTQRWQNEYNNKVSQYKVTGPDAAVNLTGSKCISCPPEDNCTATGGNHSAEDWSPVNVDGELYAPSYRGFDYEGYYTYVFDFILRTGGNYLWPTMWNNAFWKDDPMNPIMADKYGVVMGASHQEFMGTSDKEWVWSDSGAWDWIGNREGMIDFWQEAMNERVNMENIFQFGLRGLNDSPAPGAGSTTHNVNTLEDVVNEQYEILRRALEYNNDPRPIEDIPKSLTVYNEVEAIYYSGVNLPTDITLMLINDNQQHVRTLPTDKMREERYADGGLGMYYHFDYNGSPRSYRWVNALPMEKVREQMTMAYDYGVDRIWIVNVGDLKFNEMPINYWMKLGTDIEKWGALDGPENFYRKFASLEFGEEMADEVADILFNYSQINDIRKPEWLAFNTFSLNYFNEAETILNRYLDLRERATYLFENVVPEYQKDNFYNIVMHPVNVSSNAWEVMVNLQRSKLYANATTAGGIAGPAATVANDYATVAMNGVTRDTEWMWYTYGAPGLGTPTTLEGGEDYYTVANGKWYGYYPRLSKQYPHTEVRDANSHDASQNIYYLNMGTGNNGSWQHGTWQFNITPDKLTSFSNEPNPPNSATQQLRGWIDSPAQAATMVVLPQSWDMGFYDGFVNNNVMNLPNARTGSIDLYPFDSNENETRYVEVANAGALAFDYTVTAPSWIMLDKKTGTIGGITDSNKLDRVHVSIDWSNIPASAIQDGVAEGSITVTGAGAAVTVNVTANVFDPALLDQLPLGTFVETNGYVSILSKNYTKSVAGSGYAEDAKWTVLPRYGREQSSVKVQPSLIYAQHTGVLEPGVDSPYVEYPVYIETPGDISIVTQWAATNPLHHEELGSLRYGITFGNDQPQIIDIVVENHAVRGTGWTIPVETAVRTLTATSSQSGICTSVHKVSEPGLYTLRVFMVNDGMVLEKILVGTEARDDIVSTGSGARARSVPNIFIGPAQGGPSGGNAANNPYRQVVTNPAARTSFLGAPQTYFKNSGTDGNMEVKDIPGPIATRPNLVTDNRAPAPLISDPVVLAGRSSASSGLAVNAFDNDSATVWTPSTTANEWVAFDFDQPYTFDSVSITEVGNNVKSFALQMWTGTAWSDIFTGTTIGPDYGEKIFPATGAVASTTFTRTTSRIRLLILKADAPPVISGIQLAPFTNHALGGTASAGATTSNQGSPAYAISGNRVNNSSSSRWQSNSVPNHLQVIWGEAKPISIVNMFVPRTATGVSYNRDIISTNGFSAVNYEYTDDGGTTWKPLGLLRTNGKAWLALNLQTPVTMNGVRAKFTQNDAHADNLIVVELEALQVHSLTEASTISNMDKLKTALTQAKLVSTTDWSEEDKQALKDAIATGQALVDASSTDDEAILAAIAALEAAASAQPIPRYGYVPYGTPELATGVIDPLWDDAKSLPVDRHLTMANGPASGLGKLLWDDQNLYVLAEITDPVLNNSNSNTYQHDSVEIFVDENNSKASSFGNGMGQYRVSFTNQQSFGNTSYSTGFESWAWTTDTGYVVLAKIPFKYYTPAANKEIGFDLQINDAGVSGSRQDVVMWYDTSGSSYNNGSGWGTARLMEKDTVPVDKTNLNAAIAKASGLTEGEYTAESWAVLANALTAAQGVAADTAATQEAVDSAAQTLTQAIEALVKAVEPVDKSALEALIDEAEGLKETDYTAESWAIFANAFAAAKSAAADATATQEDVNAAVIALQGAMDGLAEVDPGEEIPVTALKITGSSTVKRNKTAQLTAVITPTNATDKEVVWTSVNPNVAEVDENGLVTATSQTGFAIIQATASNGVTAQFTIRVTA; encoded by the coding sequence ATGAATACTAAGCCATTAAAAAGGGTACTGTCATTGTTAGTGACAATTGTAATGCTGCTGTCGGTTTTCCCTCTCGCCGCGCTTGCGGATGAAGGCGCCTCTAACAGCGAACAAACCAACACTGAACACCTCAAAGATGAAGTTACGGGCAAAGAGGGCGAGAAAGAGAATGAGACTCCAGCCGCTGCATCTGCCGCAGCGCTGGGGCAATCCAGCTCATTTGCTGAGGCAAGGGCCGCTAAAGAGGCTCTATCCGCCATCACATCCGAAAATGATCTTGAGCTTGTGGAGACTCCCGGAGATGGCTTCTTTTTGGGTAACGCTTCGGCCGGAGCGGTCGACATCTATGTGTCTACCAACTCGGATTCAGATAACTATTTCGGTATCCGCCGTGTAGCGGATAACCTTGCCACAGATATCGGCCAAGTCACAGGAAAGGCCGCAGCTGTTAAGACTGGCAGCGAATCCGTCTCTTCTACAGCGGTTATCGTTGGCATGCTGGGAGAAAGCCCCTTGATAGACGGTTTAGCGGCATCCGGCAAGCTGGATGTAAAGGAAATTGAAGGCTTGTGGGAAAGCTATGTCCTTCAGGTCGTTGATAACCCTATGCCGGGTGTCACCAAAGGGTTTATTGTAGCCGGCAGTGACAGGCGCGGCACCATCTATGGCATTTACAAAATCTCCGAGACCATCGGAGTTTCACCCAACGGCTTTTTTGCAGACAGTGTGCCTGTTCGCAAGACAAGCCTGACTCTTTCTGCCGATCGTGTTGTCAAGGGTGAGCCCTCGGTTAAATACCGTGGGATTTTCCTCAACGACGAAAGAAGCACACAAAGATGGCAGAATGAATACAACAACAAAGTATCCCAATACAAAGTTACAGGGCCAGATGCAGCGGTTAACCTGACAGGTTCAAAATGCATCTCCTGCCCTCCCGAAGATAACTGCACCGCCACCGGCGGCAACCACAGCGCAGAAGACTGGTCACCTGTTAATGTAGATGGCGAGCTCTACGCCCCCAGTTACCGCGGGTTCGATTACGAAGGATACTATACCTATGTGTTCGACTTTATCCTGCGTACCGGCGGAAACTATTTATGGCCAACCATGTGGAACAACGCTTTCTGGAAAGATGATCCCATGAACCCCATTATGGCCGATAAATACGGCGTTGTAATGGGCGCCTCGCACCAAGAGTTCATGGGCACCTCCGACAAGGAATGGGTGTGGAGTGACAGCGGCGCCTGGGACTGGATCGGAAACAGAGAAGGCATGATCGATTTCTGGCAGGAGGCCATGAACGAACGGGTAAACATGGAAAACATTTTCCAGTTTGGCCTGCGGGGGCTTAACGACAGCCCAGCCCCGGGCGCTGGATCAACCACACACAATGTCAATACACTGGAGGATGTTGTAAACGAGCAGTACGAAATTCTGCGAAGAGCGCTGGAATACAACAACGACCCAAGACCAATTGAAGATATTCCTAAATCATTGACTGTGTATAACGAGGTCGAGGCCATCTACTATTCCGGCGTTAACCTACCCACCGACATCACGCTGATGCTGATCAACGATAACCAGCAGCACGTGCGCACACTGCCTACCGATAAAATGCGGGAAGAAAGATATGCTGACGGCGGTTTGGGCATGTATTATCACTTCGACTACAATGGCTCTCCACGCTCCTACCGCTGGGTAAACGCCCTGCCCATGGAGAAGGTACGGGAGCAAATGACCATGGCCTATGATTATGGCGTGGATCGCATCTGGATCGTAAACGTAGGTGACCTGAAATTCAATGAGATGCCTATCAACTATTGGATGAAACTGGGCACCGACATTGAAAAATGGGGCGCTTTGGATGGCCCTGAAAACTTCTACCGTAAGTTTGCTTCGCTGGAATTCGGCGAAGAAATGGCGGATGAAGTTGCCGATATTCTGTTCAACTACAGCCAAATCAACGACATCAGAAAGCCTGAATGGCTTGCCTTTAACACTTTCAGCCTCAACTATTTCAACGAAGCTGAAACGATTCTTAACCGTTATCTCGACCTGCGTGAGCGGGCAACATACCTTTTTGAAAATGTAGTACCTGAGTATCAGAAAGACAATTTCTATAACATTGTCATGCATCCTGTGAACGTTTCAAGCAACGCTTGGGAGGTCATGGTCAACCTCCAGAGAAGCAAGCTTTATGCCAACGCCACAACAGCCGGTGGAATTGCAGGGCCGGCGGCCACTGTGGCCAACGATTACGCCACAGTCGCTATGAATGGCGTAACCCGTGACACAGAGTGGATGTGGTATACATACGGTGCGCCCGGTCTCGGTACCCCCACCACACTGGAGGGCGGCGAGGATTACTACACCGTGGCCAACGGCAAGTGGTATGGCTACTATCCCAGACTTTCCAAACAATATCCGCATACAGAGGTTCGGGATGCCAATTCCCACGATGCCAGCCAGAATATTTACTACCTGAATATGGGCACCGGCAACAACGGCTCATGGCAGCATGGAACCTGGCAGTTTAACATCACCCCGGATAAGCTCACCAGTTTCTCGAACGAGCCCAACCCACCCAACTCCGCTACTCAGCAGCTGCGCGGCTGGATTGACAGCCCTGCACAGGCTGCAACCATGGTTGTTCTGCCTCAGTCATGGGATATGGGCTTCTATGATGGGTTTGTCAACAACAATGTGATGAACCTTCCCAATGCAAGAACGGGAAGCATTGACCTGTATCCCTTTGACAGCAATGAGAATGAAACCCGATACGTGGAAGTGGCCAATGCAGGTGCACTGGCGTTTGATTATACAGTCACGGCACCTTCTTGGATCATGCTTGACAAGAAGACCGGCACAATTGGCGGTATAACCGACTCCAACAAGCTGGATCGGGTTCATGTCAGCATCGACTGGTCCAATATTCCCGCATCAGCTATTCAAGATGGCGTTGCAGAAGGCAGCATCACAGTCACCGGTGCCGGTGCTGCGGTTACCGTGAACGTAACAGCCAATGTGTTTGATCCTGCCCTTCTGGATCAGCTGCCTTTGGGAACCTTTGTGGAAACCAACGGCTATGTATCCATCCTTTCCAAAAATTACACCAAATCCGTGGCAGGCTCAGGCTATGCGGAAGACGCCAAATGGACTGTACTGCCAAGGTATGGGCGTGAGCAATCCTCTGTGAAGGTTCAGCCGAGCCTGATCTACGCCCAGCATACCGGCGTTCTTGAACCGGGTGTGGATTCGCCGTATGTGGAATACCCGGTCTATATCGAAACACCCGGCGATATCAGCATCGTTACCCAGTGGGCAGCCACAAATCCTCTGCATCACGAAGAACTGGGCAGCCTTAGATATGGCATAACCTTTGGCAACGACCAACCTCAGATCATCGACATCGTAGTTGAAAACCACGCTGTTCGCGGCACCGGCTGGACAATACCGGTAGAAACGGCAGTTCGTACCCTGACTGCTACATCCTCTCAGTCCGGTATATGCACTTCTGTGCACAAGGTCAGTGAGCCGGGTCTTTATACTCTGCGTGTCTTTATGGTAAACGACGGCATGGTGCTTGAGAAAATACTCGTAGGCACAGAAGCCAGAGACGATATTGTGTCTACCGGCTCCGGTGCCCGTGCCAGAAGTGTCCCCAATATCTTTATTGGCCCCGCACAGGGCGGACCAAGCGGCGGCAACGCTGCCAACAACCCCTATCGGCAAGTTGTCACCAATCCCGCCGCACGCACATCCTTCCTGGGCGCTCCCCAAACCTATTTCAAGAATTCCGGCACAGACGGCAATATGGAGGTTAAAGATATCCCCGGCCCCATTGCCACACGCCCCAACCTTGTCACCGACAACAGGGCTCCCGCCCCGTTGATCAGCGATCCCGTGGTGCTTGCAGGTCGTTCCAGCGCATCTTCCGGCTTAGCCGTTAATGCTTTTGATAACGATTCTGCAACTGTGTGGACACCTTCCACCACTGCCAACGAATGGGTTGCCTTCGACTTTGACCAGCCATATACTTTCGATAGCGTATCGATTACAGAAGTAGGAAACAATGTAAAATCCTTTGCCCTGCAAATGTGGACAGGCACTGCATGGAGCGATATCTTCACCGGAACTACAATAGGGCCTGATTATGGCGAGAAGATATTCCCTGCTACAGGAGCGGTTGCCTCTACCACCTTCACCAGAACCACCAGCCGAATTCGGCTGCTGATTTTAAAAGCAGACGCACCGCCTGTTATCAGCGGCATTCAGTTGGCACCGTTCACCAACCACGCTCTCGGCGGAACAGCCAGTGCAGGTGCAACCACCTCAAATCAAGGCTCCCCTGCCTATGCAATCAGCGGCAACCGTGTGAACAACAGCTCTTCCAGCCGCTGGCAGTCCAACAGCGTACCAAACCACCTCCAAGTAATTTGGGGCGAAGCAAAACCCATTTCAATTGTCAACATGTTCGTTCCCAGAACCGCAACCGGTGTCTCCTATAACCGTGACATCATTTCAACAAACGGTTTCTCTGCCGTTAACTATGAGTATACGGATGATGGCGGCACAACCTGGAAACCCCTTGGGTTGCTGAGAACCAACGGCAAAGCATGGCTGGCTCTTAATCTGCAAACCCCTGTTACTATGAACGGCGTAAGAGCCAAGTTCACCCAAAACGATGCTCACGCCGACAACCTTATTGTTGTTGAGCTTGAGGCACTTCAGGTGCATTCCCTTACGGAGGCATCGACTATAAGCAACATGGATAAGCTCAAGACAGCGCTCACCCAAGCAAAGCTTGTGAGCACCACCGACTGGTCGGAAGAAGACAAGCAGGCCCTTAAGGATGCGATAGCCACCGGACAGGCACTGGTTGATGCAAGCTCCACCGACGATGAGGCGATTCTTGCCGCCATTGCCGCTCTGGAAGCCGCCGCATCGGCACAGCCGATCCCCAGATACGGCTATGTACCTTATGGCACTCCCGAGCTTGCAACCGGAGTCATCGATCCCCTGTGGGACGATGCAAAGAGCCTCCCCGTCGACCGGCACCTGACCATGGCCAACGGGCCTGCCAGCGGTCTTGGCAAGCTTCTGTGGGATGATCAGAATCTGTATGTTCTGGCCGAGATCACCGACCCTGTGCTGAACAACAGCAACAGCAACACCTACCAGCACGACTCGGTGGAAATCTTTGTAGACGAAAACAATTCCAAAGCCAGCTCCTTTGGCAACGGTATGGGCCAGTACCGTGTAAGCTTTACCAACCAGCAGTCCTTTGGCAATACCAGCTACAGCACAGGCTTTGAATCCTGGGCATGGACCACCGACACCGGCTATGTAGTCTTAGCCAAGATTCCCTTTAAGTACTACACACCAGCGGCAAACAAAGAGATCGGCTTTGACCTGCAGATCAACGATGCAGGCGTATCCGGCAGCCGTCAGGATGTGGTCATGTGGTACGATACCTCCGGTTCCTCTTACAACAACGGCTCGGGATGGGGAACTGCCCGGCTGATGGAGAAAGATACTGTTCCGGTTGACAAAACCAACCTGAACGCAGCCATCGCGAAGGCATCCGGCCTGACCGAAGGGGAATACACCGCTGAGAGCTGGGCCGTCCTTGCCAATGCCCTTACAGCAGCGCAGGGCGTAGCGGCCGATACCGCAGCCACTCAGGAAGCGGTTGATTCTGCAGCTCAAACCCTTACCCAAGCCATAGAGGCTCTGGTAAAAGCAGTGGAACCTGTTGACAAGTCTGCTCTGGAAGCCCTGATTGATGAAGCAGAAGGGTTGAAAGAGACCGACTACACCGCTGAAAGCTGGGCAATCTTCGCCAATGCCTTCGCAGCAGCCAAGAGCGCAGCAGCGGATGCTACAGCTACTCAAGAGGATGTCAATGCAGCGGTTATCGCCTTGCAAGGCGCCATGGATGGATTGGCAGAGGTTGATCCCGGTGAGGAAATTCCCGTAACCGCTCTCAAGATCACCGGCAGCTCCACCGTTAAGCGCAACAAGACAGCACAGCTGACCGCCGTAATCACCCCCACCAATGCAACGGATAAAGAGGTTGTCTGGACCTCTGTGAACCCCAACGTAGCGGAAGTGGATGAAAACGGATTGGTAACCGCTACCAGCCAAACCGGCTTTGCTATTATTCAGGCAACGGCCAGCAATGGTGTTACAGCGCAGTTTACGATTCGTGTGACTGCGTAA
- a CDS encoding ABC transporter substrate-binding protein, translated as MKKIFALILCVTMVLGLTACGGSPTDPTPASSTAPATSSTAPSTADPASSGEKTIYVIVKVLGNQYWSIVQAGAEKAGADLGCNVVILGTTAESDIEGQVRYLQDAVSAKADGIVIAPLDRTALAAPIQEQFASGTPLILIDSKVDGDDYSAALLTDNIEAGRMSAEEMIRRLKAAGHAETEEGVIAIQAGSTGSQAINDRLEGFYEYWDAKAPAAWKVLKDDVKINDGDIAKAVGFCQDFLTTYPNLIGVFGPNNGSTVGFVTGLTEAKRTDITMIGFDFSNEIETMIRSNEYNVSSVLQRQYFMGYDGVKLALDLANGGTVTQKEIDTGVMIVTPENVDSAEVQGVINP; from the coding sequence GTGAAAAAGATATTTGCGCTGATTCTCTGCGTTACCATGGTACTGGGACTGACAGCCTGTGGTGGCAGTCCCACCGATCCTACACCCGCATCAAGCACCGCTCCGGCGACTTCTTCCACGGCACCTTCCACTGCGGACCCCGCTTCCAGCGGCGAAAAAACCATCTATGTTATTGTTAAGGTTCTTGGCAATCAGTATTGGTCCATCGTACAGGCCGGAGCAGAAAAAGCCGGGGCCGATTTAGGCTGCAATGTAGTTATTCTGGGCACCACTGCTGAATCCGACATTGAAGGCCAGGTTCGCTACCTGCAAGATGCTGTATCAGCCAAGGCTGATGGCATTGTTATTGCACCCTTGGATAGAACCGCTCTTGCAGCACCAATCCAAGAGCAATTTGCATCCGGCACTCCCCTCATTCTGATCGATTCCAAAGTCGACGGTGATGACTACAGCGCCGCTCTGCTGACCGACAATATTGAAGCTGGCCGTATGTCTGCCGAAGAAATGATCCGCAGGCTCAAAGCAGCTGGACATGCGGAAACCGAAGAAGGCGTTATTGCCATTCAGGCCGGTTCCACCGGTTCTCAGGCGATTAACGACCGTCTTGAAGGCTTCTACGAGTATTGGGATGCCAAAGCTCCGGCAGCTTGGAAGGTTCTGAAAGACGACGTTAAAATCAATGACGGCGATATTGCCAAGGCAGTTGGCTTCTGCCAGGATTTCCTGACCACCTATCCCAACCTCATTGGCGTGTTTGGCCCTAACAACGGCTCTACCGTTGGCTTTGTTACCGGCCTGACCGAAGCAAAACGCACCGATATTACCATGATCGGTTTTGACTTCTCCAACGAAATTGAGACCATGATTCGCTCCAACGAATACAACGTTTCCTCCGTGCTCCAGCGCCAGTATTTCATGGGTTATGACGGCGTTAAGCTGGCCCTTGATCTGGCCAACGGCGGAACCGTTACCCAGAAGGAAATCGACACCGGCGTTATGATTGTTACACCTGAAAACGTTGATTCTGCAGAAGTTCAGGGCGTTATCAATCCGTAA